TGAACGCGGTCAACTCTTGCGGCTAGTACGACTTTAGCAGAGACAATACGCATAGCTTGTTTCTTGAGATCATTAGGAATGCCTTGAATGATAGGAGAATGGTAGAGGAACCCTTGTTGGCGAACTCCGACGTTAGTAGCGAAACCTGTTCCAGATGATTTATTGGATCCTAGAGGAGGAAGATTACATGCAGGCGTCTTTGCCAATCCTGTCAAACCCCCAGCGAAATTGAGTAGCTGTGCCGCTGTAAGAGATCCAATAAGGGCTGTAAGGTTGGGAGCGAATAAGTTCATGCGTGATTGAACATAATCAGTTAAAGTTTTTTTCGCTTTGTCCAATGCAATAGTCATATCACAAGCACGTAGTACTCTTTCAAGTTCATGTGGTGACATTTCTCGACCCTTTGTAGTGGTTGCCTCAACCGTAACAATCATAACAGATGGACCATCCAAAACGGATCTTAGTGTGACACCAAGTCGATTATCTTTCGATGTTTGAAGCGTCTTGATGTTTTCTGAGTCCATAGGTCCATTCCCAATAATAGTGACAACTTTGGCATAATCCAATGGATTGGTGACCAATGTTTCCAATTCTggaaatcgaattgaataatGATCTCGTATAAACTTGTGTACTAGAATGATTTCACTATCGATAGATGTCGACAAGGTGTTTGCTTGTGTTAAGAGATGATATTCTGGGTTGTCTTCGACCGAGCCTACGAAGGATGTTTGTTTATCGGGAGGCAATGATTGAAAATGTGCGATTTTCTGTCAAATCGAGGAAAGAGTCAGGGCTAGGACACGAAAGAGTAGATGTAAACCATAGGTCTCCAAGttgagaaagggaagaaCAAAATACTACTGACCTCTAAGACTGGTTCTAACGTTTTCATCAAACCTGCTACACTGCGCACATCATCTACTCCACCAAGTTGCATCTTTTCAACTTTTGCTTTGGTcgcctcctcatcttctgtAGCATCGATAGCAGCACTGACCATTCCtgccatctcatcatcttcatcaactgCTTCTTCATCGCCATCGAGCTCCATTTCGCTTGCGCCTGAAAGTCCTGTTGCGTTACCATTCATGCTTAGGGCGACCTCGTCAGGGTCGGCAAAAAGGTGTGCATTATCCTCGCCTTCACCTTCGGATCCAGAGTCCTCAAAATCTTGCAATAATTCATCTGCGAGAGTCGACATCTTAATATAATGTTATTTGTTGTAGTTGGCGCGTGAAGGTATAGAAAATCGATTACAGAAGAGCTCAGGTCGGAAAAGCGGCCGCTAGCGTAAGCATAGCTTATATTACTAATCGATCTTTTTGACTATCGCGACACCTCCAAGTCTTGAACGCGAACCAGAATTACACCAAGTATTTCGTCAAGAAATTAAAGTCTACCGCCGCCATGGAGTCTGAATATGAGAAAGCTCGAGGGCCCCCAAAGGTCAAAAATAAGGCCGCCAGTGCCATCCAAATCTCAGCAGAACAACTTCTTCGAGAAGCTGTTGACCGTCAAGAACCAGGACTTCAAGCACCAACTCAGCGGTTTGCTGATCTCGAAGAGCTTCATGAATTCCAagggagaaaaagaaaagagtttgAGGATTATGTGCGGAGGAATAGGATTAATATGAATAATTGGATGAGGTATGCGCAATGGGAATTGGAACAGAAAGAATTCAAACGAGCACGATCCGTTTTTGAACGAGCATTAGATGTCGACTCTACATCTGTCACATTATGGATTCGATATATCGAGGCGGAGATGAAATCGCGGAATATAAACCATGCTAGGAATTTGTTGGATCGCGCCGTCACTATTCTGCCTagaattgataaattgtgGTACAAGTATTGCTACATGGAGGAAATGCTTGGTAATATTCCGGGTACACGACAAGTTTTCGAAAGATGGATGTCTTGGGAACCTGATGAGGCAGCTTGGAGCAGTTATATTaaattggagaaaagatATGGCGAGTTTCAAAGAGCTAGGGAAATCTTCCAAAGATTTACTATGGTACATCCCGAACCAAGAAATTGGATCAAATGGGCCAGATTCGAGGAAGAGTATGGAACTAGTGACTTAGTCAGAGAGGTATTTGGCACAGCTGTTGAAGCACTGGGCGAAGACTTCATGGATGAGAGACTTTTCATTGCATATGCGAGATTTGAGGCGAAATTAAAGGAGTACGAACGTGCAAGAGCCATTTACAAATATGCCCTCGACCGCATGGCACGATCAAAGTCTATTTCCCTCCACAAAGCCTATACGACTTTCGAGAAACAATTCGGTGATCGTGAAGGTGTGGAAGATGTAATTATCTCGAAACGTCGAGTTCAATATGAGGAGCAGGTAAAGGAAAATCCCAAAAATTACGATGCGTGGTTCGACTATGCCAGATTAGAGGAAACTTCAGGGGATGTCGATCGAGTTCGAGATGTTTATGAGAGAGCCATTGCTCAAATTCCACCAACACAGGAGAAGAGGCATTGGAGGCGTTATATCTACTTGTGGATTTTCTATGCTATttgggaggaaatggagTCAAAAGATGTTGAGCGAGCGAGGCAGATCTACCAAGAGTGTTTGAAGTTGATACCCCACAAAAAATTTACATTTGCCAAGATTTGGCTCATGAAGGCTCAATTCGAGATTCGACAACAGCAATTACAAGCCGCCAGAAAGACTTTAGGTCAAGCCATCGGAATGTGTCCTAAAGATAAGCTTTTCAAAGGTTACGTTGAGCTAGAGATCAAACTTTTCGAATTCGTGAGATGTCGTACCCTTTACGAGAAGCACATTGAATGGAATCCAGCTAATTGTCAAGCTTGGATTAAATTTGCTGAATTGGAAAGAGGTTTGGATGATCTGGAACGGACTCGTGCGATATTTGAGTTAGCAATCAGTCAACAAGTTCTTGATATGCCAGAATTATTATGGAAAGCCTATATTGActttgaggaggaagaaggcgAGTACGATCGCACTAGACACCTATACGAGCGATTGCTGGAGAAGACGGATCATGTAAAGGTCTGGATCAGTTATGCAcatttcgaaatcaatgttccagatgatgatgaggaagagacagaggaggatgaggagaaaCCAGTTAGTGAGGCTGCGAAAACACGTGCAAGGAAGATCTTCGAACGTGCCCTTAAGAGCATGAAAGACAAGGATCTTAAAGAAGAGGTATGTCACACActtgatataaatcttttaacaCAGTATCTAACAAGTTCACAGCGtgtttctcttctcaatgcTCATCTTTCCTTTGAACGTACTCATGGTACAGAGGAAGATATCGAGAAAGTACAGAAACAAATGCCAAGAAAgacgaagagaagaagaaagcttgaCGATGATAGCTATGAGGAATATGTTGATTACGTTTTCCCTGCCGATGATGAACAAACGAAAAAGTTATCGAATTTCTTGGCAATGGCTCAAAGTTGGAAACAAGCTGGTGGAACGATTGGTGGTGGCGGAGATTAGAATACAGATTAATGACGAGGTTGGAGGAATCGATAAAAATTGTGTATGTATACCTAGGCCGTCATCAAATCAACTGATGAGATTTAATTTATGGTACGTTTGAAAATATCACCCAGAACGGTTTCCGAATCAGTGTATGTTCCCACGGTTTCTGCTTGTTTGGATACTTTTAgtttgatttcttcgaaGTCTTAGCATTATCTGTTTCGGGTTCAAGGTGAGTAAACATTCACGTTGGGTGGGCTGATTCGCATCATATATAACAGTCCTTTCGATATGTTAAAATCGACAGCATCTGGGCGAATTTTCAGAAACGATTCGGGTTTTTCTCTAAAGGTCAAAACGTCATGACTATTTTGATCGAACAGTAATAAGATCATTCAAGATTGCCATTATTGTTCAATAGCTCCCGAGAGCGAGATTCGGGCCATCAAAGAGTCGGTGTCATTTTGTAGGATAGAATTGGAGTATGTAGTGATGATTTTTGAAGGCACAcggagagaatgaatgagtgataTTCGCCCGGATAGCTCAAACAATCTTTCAGTCTTTGTCGGGTTAAAAAGTGCGGTAAGTAATGCAAAAAATGGATCTACAACCTGAACGATTGtaatatataactatttAAGTTCACATCTTGTTCTTGGTCTTGTTATTTCCCAcatatctccatttccataaaGCGTCGtaatcattcttcattcacttCTTAATAGCTCGACAAACCCTTCGCTCTTAATCTTGGGCCGTACCACCATATACCCAACGGCGCTGGTATACCAATGGCAATAGCAACAAACGCTAATGTGCTATTTCCCCACCCATGCCCCAACACTTGATACATCTTCGGCGCAAACAAAGGAAACCCAAAAGCAGTTAAGCTGCGCAGAAATTGTGACGCAGCAGATGCTGAA
The sequence above is drawn from the Botrytis cinerea B05.10 chromosome 11, complete sequence genome and encodes:
- the Bcprp31 gene encoding Bcprp31, with the translated sequence MSTLADELLQDFEDSGSEGEGEDNAHLFADPDEVALSMNGNATGLSGASEMELDGDEEAVDEDDEMAGMVSAAIDATEDEEATKAKVEKMQLGGVDDVRSVAGLMKTLEPVLEKIAHFQSLPPDKQTSFVGSVEDNPEYHLLTQANTLSTSIDSEIILVHKFIRDHYSIRFPELETLVTNPLDYAKVVTIIGNGPMDSENIKTLQTSKDNRLGVTLRSVLDGPSVMIVTVEATTTKGREMSPHELERVLRACDMTIALDKAKKTLTDYVQSRMNLFAPNLTALIGSLTAAQLLNFAGGLTGLAKTPACNLPPLGSNKSSGTGFATNVGVRQQGFLYHSPIIQGIPNDLKKQAMRIVSAKVVLAARVDRVHNSPDGSTGEELKEQCITRLEKLTEPPPNKGARALPAPDDKPARKRGGRRARLAKAATAMTDLRKAQNRMAFGKEEKEVGYGTGDGTKGMGMIGQGNDGRIRNIQIDQRTKAKLSAKNKGWGTSTPMSGSASSLRGFGQSAGNIDLRGKGLRASGVGGLSTSTGASAGTASSLAFTPVQGLELVDPKRVAEMKRKRAAEEDKWFKGGTFTQVGNGGGDSSMGPPPKKVDSGAGKMGPPSLPKKA
- the Bcclf1 gene encoding Bcclf1 → MESEYEKARGPPKVKNKAASAIQISAEQLLREAVDRQEPGLQAPTQRFADLEELHEFQGRKRKEFEDYVRRNRINMNNWMRYAQWELEQKEFKRARSVFERALDVDSTSVTLWIRYIEAEMKSRNINHARNLLDRAVTILPRIDKLWYKYCYMEEMLGNIPGTRQVFERWMSWEPDEAAWSSYIKLEKRYGEFQRAREIFQRFTMVHPEPRNWIKWARFEEEYGTSDLVREVFGTAVEALGEDFMDERLFIAYARFEAKLKEYERARAIYKYALDRMARSKSISLHKAYTTFEKQFGDREGVEDVIISKRRVQYEEQVKENPKNYDAWFDYARLEETSGDVDRVRDVYERAIAQIPPTQEKRHWRRYIYLWIFYAIWEEMESKDVERARQIYQECLKLIPHKKFTFAKIWLMKAQFEIRQQQLQAARKTLGQAIGMCPKDKLFKGYVELEIKLFEFVRCRTLYEKHIEWNPANCQAWIKFAELERGLDDLERTRAIFELAISQQVLDMPELLWKAYIDFEEEEGEYDRTRHLYERLLEKTDHVKVWISYAHFEINVPDDDEEETEEDEEKPVSEAAKTRARKIFERALKSMKDKDLKEERVSLLNAHLSFERTHGTEEDIEKVQKQMPRKTKRRRKLDDDSYEEYVDYVFPADDEQTKKLSNFLAMAQSWKQAGGTIGGGGD